ACTGAAGATCAAATATCCCATTATCCAGGCGCCCATGCTCTGGATCACGGGCGCCAGGCTGGTTGCCGCGGTATCCAACGCCGGCGGCCTGGGTGTCATCGGGCCCAACGCCGGGTCAACGACGATGACCAAGGATGTGACGGAAACCGGTGAAAGGCTGCGGCGCGAGATTCAGAGGGTAAGGGCTTTAACCGGCAAACCTTTTGCCGTGAATATCGTTCTGCCACCCACAATGTTCCCCGATCTGGGCAAGGAGTTCACCGACCGCACGATCCAGGTAGCCGTTGAAGAGAAGGTGTCTGCGGTTGTCATAACAGGTGAGAATATGGAGCCCTACATCGATCCGTTTAAACGGGCGGGCATCACCGTGCTGTGCAGGGGACTATCCATCAACGTAGAAATAGCCAGAAGGGCGGAGGCCGCGGGTATCGACTGTATGATTGCCGTCGGATTTGAGGGAGGCGGACACAGCGGCATGGATCAGCTGACGACCTTTGTACTTGTACCGCAGATAGTCCGGGCGCTGAAGATACCGGTGGTCGCGGGAGGAGGGATAGCCGACGGCCGCGGCATGGTGGCCGCGTTTGCACTGGGAGCCGAGGGCATATATATGGGTACACGCTTCATGGCCACGACGGAGTGCGACACTCACCCCAACGTAAAAAAGGCGATTGTTGAGGCCATCGATACCGGCACCGTTGCCAGCGCCGGCGTGATGGGAATGGCCAGGGGTATCCGCAATAACCTGACCGACAAATGCCAGAAAGTGGCAGCCGGCGGCGGCTCAGTGGTGGACGTAAGCATGCTTTACAGGGGCACTATCATCCCCGGCTTGCTGGAAGGAGATGTGAAAGATGGTAGCGTCGGCTGCGGCGCCGTGGCCGGTATGATCACCGAGATTAAAGACGCTGCCGATGTTGTTAAAGATACGGTTAAGGAGGCGGAACTCATACTATCCGAGCTGAAGAAAAATATGTAATCACCCGGCAGGTGATACAGATATTAATCCATCGAGAATATTTTTCCTGTTGAAGTAGCCGCCACAGGCGAATTTTAAATATCAGGAGGAGGCTGAAAAAATGAATTGCGGGTGCGAATATGAGTAGTGTGCAACTTTCGATCGATGGGAAAGGCATTAAGGTTCGCGATGGTATTACCATTTTGGAGGCGGCTACGGCACACGGCATAACGATACCTACGCTTTGCCATATTAAAGGTTTAATCCCCACCGGTGTGTGCCGCGTCTGCGTGGTGGAGGTGGAGGGCTCAAGAACATTGATGGGCGCCTGCCATACCCCTGTATCCAATGGCATGGTGGTGCACACCCAAACGCCCAGGGTCATAGCGGCCCGCAGGGTGATAGTGGAGCTGCTGCTCACCGCCCATACCGGCGACTGCGTGAACGATACCAATGCGGAGAATTGCGCCCTGCATAATCTGGCCTCCGATTACCAGGTGGGCGCCCCGCGTTTCAACGTGAGAGCTCCCCGTTTTTATCCGGCCGAGGAGACAAACCCCTATGTCGTGCGCAACCTTTCCAAGTGCATACTCTGCCGCAAATGCGTCCGGGCCTGCGCCGATATCGCCCACAAAAACATACTCAGTATCGGATACCGCGGCTTCAGGTCGAAGGTCGTCACAGGATTCGATGAGGCCTTAAACACAGAAGCCTGCCGGGACTGCGGCATCTGCATCGAGCATTGCCCCACGGGAGCGCTGAGTGCCGCGCCCGGTTTTAAAGCATTGAAGGGAGGTGCAGTACGATGAGCGCTGCCGCAAAAGGGACACAATCCTCTTCCGCCAACCGCGCGGAGCTCCTGCCCGCGCTGAAACAGGAGCTCGTTAATAACAGTAGTCTGTCTAAAACCGTATTATCCTCCCTGGCCGATAAAACAGGGATCCCCCTCAATGAGATCTACGGCGTATCCACCTTCTACTCATACCTGCCAGTCGCCGCAGTGGGTAAAAACATCATCCGCGTGTGCGGTTGCCTCCCCTGCGATTTGAAAGATGCACAGGGTGTGATAAGGAGCATTAAAAAGGAGCTGGGGATCGAGCCGGGGCAGACCACGGCCGATGCCAGGTTCTCCCTGGAGCAGGCGGGCTGTATCGGCGCCTGCGACCAGGCCCCCGCCATGATGATCAACGATACGCTTTACGGGAACCTGACCCCGGCGAGGATAACAGAGATATTGAGGTCCTTTCAATAGAGGCACTTCGGCTGATTGAATCCAAGGAGGTTATAAGTGGCGGAAAAACGCATTGTGCTGGGTAACTGCGGAATCGTGGATCCGCAGGACATCGAATCTTATCTCAAGGCGGGAGGCTTCAAAGCTTACGAGAAAGCATGCAAAATGAAGCCCCGGGGAATAGTTGAGGAGATCAAGAAATCGGGGCTAACGGGACGCGGTGGAGCGGGTTTTCCCTGCGGCCTCAAATGGGAGCTGGCACGCAATACCAAGGCAAAAATGAAATATCTCATCTGCAACGCCGATGAGGGTGAGGTCGGCCAATTCAAGGACAAATACTTATTATCCAAAGATCCTTTCACGCTTATCGAGGGTATGCTCATAGCAGGCCTGGCCATCGGCGCGCAGCAGGCGTATATCTACCTCAGGGCCGAATATCATTCTATTTTTAACCTGCTGGCTGAGGCGATAAAACAGGCCAAAGAGAAAGGCTTTTTGAAGGACACGGATATACGGGTGTTCGAGGGCGCGGGCGCATACGTCTGCGGTGAGGAATCTGCACTCATGAACTCCATCGAAGGCCGCAGGGGTGAATCGCGCTATAAACCACCCTATCCCCCCACCTGCGGGCTGTGGGATCGTCCGACCATTATTAATAATGTAGAGACGCTGATGAATGTACCCCATATCATCAACAACGGCGCCGTCTGGTTCAGCGCCATGGGGACCAAAAGGAGCAAAGGCACCAAGGTGTTCTGCGTGAGCGGCGATGTCGCCAGGCCCGGCGTCTACGAGCTTGAGATGGGCAGCACGCTGAAGGAGCTGGTGGTCGACCTGGCCGGTGCGGCGGGCGTCAAAGCGGTGCAGGTCGGAGGTTCCGCCGGCGCTATCCTGCCTGTGCACATGATCGATACACCGTTGTCACACGAGACATGCCTGGGCTCGGGAGCGGTAGTCGTAATCAACACGGACCGGGATATCGTCGATATAGTCTATAACAACATGCATTTCCTCAACGAGGAGTCCTGCGGGAAGTGCACGCCCTGCCGCGAGGGCAGCGAGGTCATGCTGGAGATCCTGGGCAGGTTGATCCGGGGAGACGGCGAATCGGGAGATATCAGTAAACTGGAGGACCTTGCTCGGACAATGGCCCTGGCATCGATGTGCGGCCTGGGGCAGGCGGCGGCCGTGCCCGTGCTGGACTCGCTGAAATATTTCCGGGATGAGTATAGCGACCTGATCGACCAGTCCCTGTTCCTGCGAAGCTACCTAGGCAGCGAATTATCTAAATCGGAGGAGGCCGTGATATGACCAGACAGTCGGAAATCGAAAAAGAACGAATG
The DNA window shown above is from Dehalococcoidia bacterium and carries:
- a CDS encoding NAD(P)H-dependent oxidoreductase subunit E translates to MSAAAKGTQSSSANRAELLPALKQELVNNSSLSKTVLSSLADKTGIPLNEIYGVSTFYSYLPVAAVGKNIIRVCGCLPCDLKDAQGVIRSIKKELGIEPGQTTADARFSLEQAGCIGACDQAPAMMINDTLYGNLTPARITEILRSFQ
- a CDS encoding NADH-ubiquinone oxidoreductase-F iron-sulfur binding region domain-containing protein yields the protein MAEKRIVLGNCGIVDPQDIESYLKAGGFKAYEKACKMKPRGIVEEIKKSGLTGRGGAGFPCGLKWELARNTKAKMKYLICNADEGEVGQFKDKYLLSKDPFTLIEGMLIAGLAIGAQQAYIYLRAEYHSIFNLLAEAIKQAKEKGFLKDTDIRVFEGAGAYVCGEESALMNSIEGRRGESRYKPPYPPTCGLWDRPTIINNVETLMNVPHIINNGAVWFSAMGTKRSKGTKVFCVSGDVARPGVYELEMGSTLKELVVDLAGAAGVKAVQVGGSAGAILPVHMIDTPLSHETCLGSGAVVVINTDRDIVDIVYNNMHFLNEESCGKCTPCREGSEVMLEILGRLIRGDGESGDISKLEDLARTMALASMCGLGQAAAVPVLDSLKYFRDEYSDLIDQSLFLRSYLGSELSKSEEAVI
- a CDS encoding nitronate monooxygenase; the protein is MNFKQNRVCKLLKIKYPIIQAPMLWITGARLVAAVSNAGGLGVIGPNAGSTTMTKDVTETGERLRREIQRVRALTGKPFAVNIVLPPTMFPDLGKEFTDRTIQVAVEEKVSAVVITGENMEPYIDPFKRAGITVLCRGLSINVEIARRAEAAGIDCMIAVGFEGGGHSGMDQLTTFVLVPQIVRALKIPVVAGGGIADGRGMVAAFALGAEGIYMGTRFMATTECDTHPNVKKAIVEAIDTGTVASAGVMGMARGIRNNLTDKCQKVAAGGGSVVDVSMLYRGTIIPGLLEGDVKDGSVGCGAVAGMITEIKDAADVVKDTVKEAELILSELKKNM
- a CDS encoding 2Fe-2S iron-sulfur cluster-binding protein is translated as MSSVQLSIDGKGIKVRDGITILEAATAHGITIPTLCHIKGLIPTGVCRVCVVEVEGSRTLMGACHTPVSNGMVVHTQTPRVIAARRVIVELLLTAHTGDCVNDTNAENCALHNLASDYQVGAPRFNVRAPRFYPAEETNPYVVRNLSKCILCRKCVRACADIAHKNILSIGYRGFRSKVVTGFDEALNTEACRDCGICIEHCPTGALSAAPGFKALKGGAVR